The following coding sequences lie in one Silvanigrella aquatica genomic window:
- a CDS encoding cyclase family protein codes for MNRVNEENFFFPSLKWKYVSYFWGPSAPAYGGGKKVEIKKERDICCGDSSNSLTFTAGNHIGTHFDFPLHFDKNGKNVLDYEASFFIHYKISVIKLDINSGNLISVSDISKKEEEIDKETTLLLIDTGSSLNRDEEKYWKNGIGVNLDVANYLREKYSNLTTIGLDTISLSAFQNRDIGRLVHKEFLCHDKPILIIEDLNLNAINNIKPKVVIALPLRIENADGAPATIIVGY; via the coding sequence ATGAATCGAGTCAATGAAGAAAACTTTTTTTTTCCATCTTTAAAATGGAAATACGTTTCGTATTTTTGGGGACCATCAGCGCCTGCTTACGGTGGTGGTAAAAAAGTAGAGATAAAAAAAGAGAGAGATATTTGCTGCGGTGACTCAAGCAATAGTCTTACTTTTACAGCAGGTAATCACATAGGCACGCATTTTGACTTCCCTCTACACTTTGATAAAAATGGGAAAAATGTTTTAGATTATGAAGCTTCTTTTTTTATTCATTATAAGATTTCTGTAATTAAATTAGATATAAATTCAGGAAATTTAATTAGTGTATCGGATATTAGTAAAAAAGAAGAAGAAATTGATAAAGAGACAACATTATTATTAATAGATACCGGTAGCTCATTAAATAGAGATGAAGAAAAATATTGGAAAAATGGAATTGGTGTAAACTTAGATGTAGCTAATTATCTTAGGGAAAAATATTCTAACTTAACAACGATTGGGCTTGATACAATTTCATTATCTGCTTTTCAAAATAGAGATATCGGACGTTTAGTTCATAAAGAATTTTTGTGTCACGATAAACCAATTTTAATTATAGAAGATCTTAATTTAAATGCGATTAATAACATAAAACCCAAAGTTGTCATTGCTTTGCCATTGAGAATTGAAAATGCAGATGGTGCTCCCGCTACTATAATTGTGGGGTACTAA
- a CDS encoding NAD-dependent epimerase/dehydratase family protein, giving the protein MKNENSEIKIIVFGGSGFLGSHVSEELVARGYKVTIFDLNSSKIFYKNQVEFIKSDILDKKSVIDACELHDIVYNFAGLADINVAKDNPELTAQLNIMGNLNILEACRIHQIKRFILASSIYVYSESGSFYRISKQTSEKFTELYSEKYGISFTILRYGSLYGRRADFRNGLYRLIHQAITTGKITYSGTGEELREYIHVSDASVASVNILSPEFRNQHVVITGHQSYKVSDIMKMISEILRYKLNITLDFANEDIDSHYNITPYAYKPRIGKKLVVNPFVDIGQGILDCIDEISIEKGFLNESSQ; this is encoded by the coding sequence ATGAAAAATGAAAATTCTGAAATTAAAATTATTGTATTTGGTGGATCGGGATTTTTGGGGAGTCACGTTAGTGAAGAATTAGTTGCACGCGGCTATAAAGTTACAATATTTGATTTAAACAGTTCAAAAATATTTTATAAAAATCAAGTTGAATTTATCAAATCAGATATACTTGATAAAAAATCCGTTATTGACGCATGTGAACTTCATGACATCGTATATAATTTTGCTGGCCTAGCTGATATAAATGTCGCAAAAGATAATCCAGAATTAACTGCGCAATTAAATATAATGGGAAATTTAAATATTTTAGAAGCTTGTCGAATTCATCAGATTAAAAGATTTATTTTAGCAAGTAGTATTTATGTTTATAGTGAATCTGGATCATTTTATAGAATAAGTAAGCAAACGAGTGAGAAATTTACAGAATTATATTCTGAAAAATATGGAATTTCTTTTACTATACTTAGATATGGTTCACTTTATGGTCGAAGAGCGGATTTTAGAAATGGTTTGTATCGTCTCATTCATCAAGCCATAACAACTGGGAAGATAACTTATTCAGGTACGGGTGAAGAGTTAAGAGAATACATACATGTTTCAGATGCGTCTGTAGCGAGTGTCAATATTTTAAGCCCAGAGTTTAGAAATCAACACGTTGTGATTACAGGACATCAATCCTATAAAGTTTCTGACATTATGAAAATGATCTCTGAAATTTTAAGGTACAAGTTAAATATAACTCTCGACTTTGCAAATGAAGATATAGATTCACACTACAATATAACTCCTTATGCATATAAACCTCGAATTGGAAAAAAATTAGTAGTAAATCCTTTTGTTGATATAGGACAAGGAATTCTTGACTGTATAGATGAAATATCAATTGAAAAAGGTTTTTTAAATGAATCGAGTCAATGA
- a CDS encoding HAD family hydrolase has translation MYRHIFLDFDGVIVDSTKLKHDTFISLVEDEKKGMDSILDNLLKNKLIGAERNIICKWIIENTDSDKSIEKLTYKFAKKIDRKILELNLTEGFKEFINSIKNKNYTNLSIISNAPMNDIISYLNFFSISNEFTYIVGFEEGISKADRIFRIMNKIILSSDECLFIGDTPSDFLAAKKCNISFIRIESFLGNNCLWDEKILTCKNFFEIINLIERRKINL, from the coding sequence ATGTATAGACATATTTTTTTAGATTTTGATGGAGTTATTGTTGATTCAACTAAATTAAAACATGATACCTTTATTTCACTAGTAGAAGATGAAAAAAAAGGAATGGACTCTATTCTTGATAATTTATTAAAAAATAAACTAATTGGTGCTGAAAGAAATATTATTTGCAAATGGATTATAGAAAATACTGATTCTGATAAATCAATAGAAAAATTAACTTATAAATTTGCAAAAAAGATAGATAGAAAAATATTAGAATTAAATTTAACCGAAGGTTTTAAAGAATTTATTAATAGCATTAAAAATAAAAATTATACAAATTTATCAATAATTTCTAATGCCCCAATGAATGATATAATCTCTTATCTAAATTTTTTTTCAATATCTAATGAGTTTACTTATATTGTTGGATTTGAAGAAGGGATCTCAAAAGCAGATCGAATTTTTAGAATCATGAATAAAATAATTTTATCTTCTGATGAATGCCTTTTTATAGGAGATACTCCTTCCGATTTTTTAGCGGCTAAAAAATGTAATATTTCATTTATTAGAATCGAAAGTTTTTTAGGAAATAATTGTTTGTGGGATGAAAAAATTTTAACTTGTAAAAATTTTTTCGAAATAATTAATCTAATAGAAAGAAGAAAAATAAACTTATGA